From Candidatus Neomarinimicrobiota bacterium, the proteins below share one genomic window:
- a CDS encoding phosphatase PAP2 family protein, with translation MTKPPKYFETWLARGISFIFNPLWFSILFIIYLVTHKGYDRADAMGIIIAGSLSAFILPVLIIGYMVKRGMTSHMDIPERSQRIVPFMIFSLIYLVTFLISVWTGLPGAFNAVLFAIFINTIIYGIITLWWKISIHCAGIAGYLSATTLIFGPRHVVLWLIVPVLCWSRIRVKAHTPMQTVVGTVLGGVLTWLEIWLADYWFNIL, from the coding sequence ATGACAAAACCACCTAAATATTTTGAAACATGGTTGGCCAGAGGGATATCCTTTATCTTCAATCCCCTGTGGTTCAGCATTTTGTTTATCATTTACCTGGTAACACATAAGGGATACGACCGGGCGGATGCCATGGGAATTATTATCGCCGGATCCTTGTCCGCTTTTATCCTGCCGGTTCTGATTATCGGCTATATGGTAAAAAGAGGGATGACATCCCACATGGATATCCCCGAAAGGTCCCAGCGGATTGTCCCGTTTATGATTTTTTCCCTCATTTATCTGGTCACGTTTCTCATATCTGTCTGGACCGGACTTCCGGGTGCTTTCAATGCCGTGTTGTTTGCCATTTTTATCAATACGATCATTTATGGAATTATTACCCTGTGGTGGAAAATCAGCATTCACTGTGCAGGTATTGCCGGTTACCTGTCTGCAACAACCTTGATTTTTGGTCCACGGCATGTTGTTCTCTGGCTGATCGTTCCTGTACTCTGCTGGTCCCGGATCCGTGTGAAAGCCCATACTCCCATGCAAACAGTGGTGGGCACCGTATTGGGTGGAGTGCTGACATGGCTGGAAATTTGGCTGGCCGATTATTGGTTTAATATTTTATAA
- a CDS encoding cytidine/deoxycytidylate deaminase family protein: protein MDKRPERPGWDEYFLEIARVVARRSSCLRRQVGAVIVRNKDIISTGYNGAPSFQKNSLEYGFCYRDTHNIKSGTHLELCRAVGSHAESNAIVLAARNGHSTANSTIYIYGHEFVCNMCKAMIANAFIHRVVLQKPDGKVVEFIPERDWTVHPVDMAETPEKVSER from the coding sequence ATGGACAAGCGACCTGAAAGACCCGGCTGGGATGAATATTTTCTGGAAATAGCCCGGGTGGTAGCCCGGCGCTCATCGTGCCTGCGCAGGCAGGTGGGAGCCGTCATCGTCCGAAATAAAGATATTATTTCCACCGGTTACAACGGGGCACCCAGCTTCCAGAAAAACAGCCTTGAATATGGCTTTTGCTACCGTGATACACACAATATAAAATCCGGAACCCACCTGGAACTGTGCAGGGCCGTAGGATCCCATGCCGAATCCAATGCCATTGTACTGGCTGCCCGGAACGGACATTCCACGGCGAACAGTACCATTTACATCTATGGCCATGAATTTGTGTGCAATATGTGTAAAGCCATGATTGCCAATGCCTTCATTCATCGGGTCGTTTTGCAGAAGCCCGATGGGAAAGTGGTGGAATTTATTCCTGAGCGGGACTGGACAGTCCATCCTGTGGATATGGCCGAAACTCCGGAAAAGGTGAGTGAACGATGA